The DNA sequence GCCTCGCCGGATCTGCGCCCAGGCCCGTGTGAAGAACCCGCCACCCACCCAGGTGACGATGGGCAGGGTGAGCAGCCCGCTCAGGATCTGCAGACGGCGATCGTGGCCGAGGTGCTCGAGGCCGGGGAACAGGCCCACGTGGCCCAGCACCAGCACCGGGAGCCCCAGGATGGCTCCCACCCAGAACCGCCGCAGCGCTTGGCGCCACGCGTCGTCCTGGCGGGCCATCTCCTGCTCGCGATCGGCAGCGGGCTCGAGAACGTCGGTGGAGCGGGCCCGCGCGGCATACCCCGCCTTCTCGACGGCCGCCGTGGCGGACGCTGCGTCGAACGCGGACGGGTCCACCGTCAGGGACGCCGTTTCCTCCACCAGGTTCACGGAGCATTCCAGGACTCCTGGCACCCCCTGCAGCGCGCGCTCCACCCGTCCGACACAAGCAGCGCAGTGCATCCCGTCGATGGCCAGCTCGCGGCGGTCCTGCGTGGCGCTGGGCGCGCCCGTCGGCGTCATGGCAATCCCTCCCGTACGACGTTCTTCCTGTGCTACCCCCCGGGGTCCCTCCCCACCCGCGGAGCCGCCCTGCGGCCATTCACGGGGCTCCGACGCCGAAAACGCCCCCCTCGACGCACGCGGCGGTCTCCCCTATCGTCGGCGGGACCCGTTTTGAAAGGACGTGCCATGCATCATCGTCGCAGCAGCCTGGACCTCTCGGGCCTGGTCCGCACCATCCCGGACTACCCGGCCCCGGGTGTGCTCTTTCGGGACATCACCCCCTTGTTGGCGGATCCGCGCGGACTCCGCGCCGCCGTCGACGAGTTGGTCTGGCCCTTCCTGGACGCCGACATCACCTATGTCGCCGGCATCGAAGCCCGGGGCTTCATCCTGGGCGGCGCGGTGGCCCACGACCTTGGTCGTGGCTTCGTGCCCATCCGCAAGAAGGGCAAGCTCCCCTCCAAGGTGATCGGCCAGGAGTACCAGCTCGAATACGGGGTGGACACCATCGAGATCCACGCGGACGCCATCGGTTCCGGCGACCGCGTGCTCCTTATCGACGACCTCGTCGCCACGGGAGGCACCGCATTGGCCGCTGCCGAGCTGATCCGGCGCTCTGGAGGGGAGCTGGTGGCCGCTGCCTTCGTCATGGACCTGCCCACCTTGGGCGGTGCCGAACGGCTCGCCAAAGCCGGGGTGGAGGTTCACACGCTGATGGCCTTCCAGGGGGGCTGAGAAGGCGGTTGTCCGGTTCAATCCTCGTGCAGGATCCGTTCGGGCGGGTCGTCGAGGTCCTCGAACTGCCCGTTCTTCACCGCCACGATGAAGAG is a window from the Gemmatimonadota bacterium genome containing:
- the ccoS gene encoding cbb3-type cytochrome oxidase assembly protein CcoS, with the protein product MNALAFLLPVALLLGAVFVVLFIVAVKNGQFEDLDDPPERILHED
- a CDS encoding adenine phosphoribosyltransferase, giving the protein MHHRRSSLDLSGLVRTIPDYPAPGVLFRDITPLLADPRGLRAAVDELVWPFLDADITYVAGIEARGFILGGAVAHDLGRGFVPIRKKGKLPSKVIGQEYQLEYGVDTIEIHADAIGSGDRVLLIDDLVATGGTALAAAELIRRSGGELVAAAFVMDLPTLGGAERLAKAGVEVHTLMAFQGG